One genomic segment of Nonomuraea coxensis DSM 45129 includes these proteins:
- a CDS encoding NUDIX domain-containing protein has translation MEHVSARPAARVVCLDRDGRVLLLHWYDRVARADVWEPPGGGIDPGETALDAARRELAEETGLPGSAVLDRHVEVARDYWWEGVRYVKDESFYLARFAEARPVVTAGGLTEGERAAYLGYTWTGELPAQGLEPPGLAEVVRRLTDPAAR, from the coding sequence GCCGCCCGCGTCGTCTGCCTCGACCGCGACGGCCGGGTGCTGCTGCTCCACTGGTACGACCGCGTCGCCCGCGCCGACGTCTGGGAGCCGCCCGGCGGCGGCATCGACCCCGGCGAGACGGCGCTCGACGCCGCCCGCCGCGAGCTGGCCGAGGAGACCGGGCTGCCCGGCTCGGCGGTGCTCGACCGGCACGTCGAGGTGGCCCGCGACTACTGGTGGGAGGGCGTCCGCTATGTCAAGGACGAGTCGTTCTACCTCGCCAGGTTCGCCGAGGCGCGGCCGGTCGTCACGGCGGGCGGGCTGACGGAGGGGGAGCGGGCGGCCTACCTCGGGTACACGTGGACCGGGGAGCTGCCCGCCCAGGGTCTGGAGCCGCCGGGCCTGGCGGAGGTCGTCCGCCGCCTCACGGACCCGGCGGCGCGGTAG
- a CDS encoding TetR/AcrR family transcriptional regulator, which produces MSGRGRQAEAARNDLRLLRAAHEVFTTQGFDAPVSAIARQAGVGIGSLYRRYRTKEELLQRLCLIAMERVAEAAETALADDDPWSGLEGYVRECVDLRSGALAPVAGTIEVTPEMWRASHRATELAGRLVGRAHAAGVLRDDVTALDLSLLIEQFSRPAPGPPDPAHEHVKRRLLAIALDGLRAPGRTPLPGDPPGADWYEGRWGERP; this is translated from the coding sequence ATGTCCGGACGCGGCAGGCAGGCCGAGGCGGCGCGCAACGATCTGCGGCTGCTGCGGGCGGCGCACGAGGTGTTCACCACGCAGGGGTTCGACGCCCCGGTCTCGGCCATCGCCCGGCAGGCGGGCGTGGGCATAGGCAGCCTCTACCGCCGCTACCGCACCAAGGAGGAGCTGCTCCAGCGGCTGTGCCTCATCGCCATGGAGCGCGTCGCCGAGGCCGCCGAGACGGCGTTGGCCGACGACGACCCGTGGTCCGGCCTGGAGGGATACGTCCGTGAATGCGTGGACCTGCGCTCCGGCGCGCTCGCCCCCGTCGCGGGCACCATCGAGGTCACCCCCGAGATGTGGCGCGCCTCGCACCGGGCCACCGAGCTGGCCGGGCGGCTCGTCGGGCGGGCGCACGCGGCCGGCGTGCTCAGGGACGACGTGACCGCCCTCGACCTCTCGCTGCTGATCGAGCAGTTCAGCCGCCCCGCGCCTGGCCCGCCCGACCCCGCGCACGAGCACGTCAAGCGGCGCCTGCTCGCCATCGCGCTCGACGGCCTGCGCGCCCCCGGCCGCACGCCGCTGCCCGGCGATCCGCCGGGCGCCGACTGGTACGAAGGTCGCTGGGGAGAGCGCCCGTAG